The segment GCGAGGGCGACGGCCGTAGCCGAACCGATTCGCCGGAAGCCGTGTCGTCGAGATCGTGGCACGCTGTTTCACCTTTTCGTCGAGTTACACCGGTCGAGTCTCTACATCGGCCGAAGATGAGGTGACGTTACCTCGAGCAACCGACCGGTAAGTTATGGACCGGACGAATCCGAGACTCGATCGTGATGCTCGCGGTCGTCGTGTCGAATGACGACAAGGCAACCCACGATGACGATCATCGCGACCACCACGCCGACGGGTAGCGGCGAATACAGCCAGACGATGGGCCGCACATAGTCCTCGGGCGTGCCGTCCGTCCATCCGAATTCCCGCGGCGGCACCGGAGCCGACACCCAGAACAGCGTCAGCGCGAACGGAATCAGCGGACCGATGCTCGACGCCACCGTGCGGGTGGGTTGCATCGACCCGACGGCCAGGCCGAGGGCGACGGGATATAGAGTGCAATAGGCAACGGTTCCAACGACATTGACCGCACTGTCGTCGATCGCAAGCAGACCGGTGGCCGTGACCACGGCCAGCAGCACGAGCGCGGGGGTCGACAGGTCTCGGCGCAGGCCAATCCCTACCGCCGCAACGAACAGCGACGCAGAGATCGGCAGCACCCACCACGACGCGTCCGACCATCCCAGCGAATTGACCCCGGACGCCGCGATCGCCAACCCCAGCATCATGTATCGGCCGTCGCGGCCACCGAGGTCGAACGCGACGGCGTAGGTAAGGAGGACCACGATCGCGACGGCGAACATCCACATGGTCACCGTCGACGTCGTGTTGCCGAGGTAGGTATAGGCCGTCAGACAGACGAATCCCAGCACGAGAGCGGCCACCGCGTCGGAGGATTCGAATCGTCCCACGGGTGCGCGCCGGACGGCCACGAGCAGGACACCAGTGGTTGCGAGCAGGAGGAGCAGCGGGACGGTCGATTCGACGTGCTGCGGTGCCAACCCATCCATCCATCGTCCCTCACGCGGTCCGCGTAGCGCAGAGATCGCGTGGTAGAACAACATCGAGCCCAGCAGCCCGACCGCGATGCCTGCAGACGGAAGTCTGCGTCCACTGGCGACGAATCCGCAGACGCCGACCAGAACGCCGGCACCGAGGGCGTTGGTCGTCACCGCTTGGTTGGACGCGATCGGTGCGAACGACGGCAGCGCAATCACTACCGCCCCGAGCGCGGCAGCCACTGCAGCCGACACCCGGGGGCGTCGGCGATGAACTACCGCGAGCACGACCACAGCGGCCATCACCGCGAGGGTGCCCGCCCACTGCGCGGTGACGAATGCCCCGTACCACTTGCCCGAGGACTCGATGTGGAACAAGTCCTGGCCGAGCGATTCGCGAATCGAGTATCCGGCAACGAATCCACCGCATACCGTTGCCACAACTGGCCCGTACCGATCCGCGATCATGTCTTCAACGTAGAGGTATTCCCTCGGAACGGGTGTCTGTGGTCTATTGGGTGCCAGCCCCAGCGAAGGAGTCGATCGAGATGTTTCGTCGCACAGCCGTCATCGCGTGCGTCATTGCAGGTGCCGCCGCTCTCGGCATGGGAACGGCCGCCGCCGACGAATGGCCCACTCCGCCGCCGTATCCGAGTCCGACGGCCCCACAGGATGTCACCGGCTTCCTCACTCCTCAGGACCCGGACTACTGGAACCCCTTCGTCAGCAAGAACAGACTGACCTCGCCCTACGGCAACAGCACTCGCATCGTGTGCACCGGTTTCCATGGCGTGTTGCTCGAGTGCTGGCAGGCCGACTCGAACGGCAACCCGCACAAGCTGATTCCGCTGAACATGAACTACCCGGGTTCGACGGGTCAGCTGTTGCCCGGCGGCGGGCCCGGGCACTTCGTCTACCCCGGCTTCATCCCCGGCATCGGCTGATCCGCACCTGACCGTTCACTACCGTCGACCGATCGCGGATTTCCGCAGATCGGCGACGGTACTGAACAGTGGGGTGCGCTCAGTGGTACGGCTTACGCGCCGTTTCCGGGTCGCCGTAGGTGATGGCCCGTTCGCGTCGGGTGCCGGTGGCCAGGGTTGCGGCCCAGTTGATCAGCGTCCCGACGCGATTGCGGTTGCCGGCCAGGAACGCGATGTGGATGACGCCCCACGAGACCCAGCCGAGGAATCCGGACATCCGTAGCGGCCCGGCCTGTACCAGAGCGTGACCGCGGGCGATGTAGGCCGCGGTGCCGAGGTCTCGATACTTGAAATCCTTTCGCACAGAACCGGACAGGTCTGCTGCGATCGCCGCACCCGCCGCTCGGCCGCCCTGCATCGCCACTTCGGCTACTCCCGCAAGCTTGTTCAGCGACATGATGTCTCCGACGACGAACACCGTGCGATGCCCTGGGATCGAGAGGTCCGGTTGCACCGCGATGCGTCCGGAGCGATCCTGCTCGACGCCCATCGCGTCGGCGAGTTGCTTCACGAACGGTACGGCTTCGACGCCTGCGGTCCACAGCACGGTGTGGGTGCCGTAGCGAGTGACGGTCTTGGGTTCGGCCTTGGCCGTCACCTCGACGTCGGTGGCCGTGACGTCGGTGACGTGAACTCCGAGATGGGTTTCCACGCCTACCGCGTCGAGCGTGCGCTGCGCTTTTTTCGTCAGGGAGTCGG is part of the Rhodococcus sp. SBT000017 genome and harbors:
- a CDS encoding NAD(P)/FAD-dependent oxidoreductase, which encodes MARPRVLVIGGGFGGLHAARRLRGEDVDVTVLERGTSHVFQPLLYQCATGLVSEGSIASPLRHLLRKQKNVHVALGEATSVTAVGDGGVVTASRFDGSTFELPYDYLVVAVGMQQAYHGHDEYVQWAPGMKTLDDALAIRRKLISAFEMAESLPTADERRPWLTFAVAGGGPTGVELAGQIRELATRALAKEFDAIHPSEARVLLFHGGDRVLESFPDSLTKKAQRTLDAVGVETHLGVHVTDVTATDVEVTAKAEPKTVTRYGTHTVLWTAGVEAVPFVKQLADAMGVEQDRSGRIAVQPDLSIPGHRTVFVVGDIMSLNKLAGVAEVAMQGGRAAGAAIAADLSGSVRKDFKYRDLGTAAYIARGHALVQAGPLRMSGFLGWVSWGVIHIAFLAGNRNRVGTLINWAATLATGTRRERAITYGDPETARKPYH